The DNA region tcacacgaccgtgcacctctacacggccgtgccccaggagacagagcccaagggctacacggccgtgcaaccctgcacgatcgTGCAGCCACATACCGAGCCAaagaagggcacgaccgtgccgCCCTTACACAGCCATTCCGTCGCGGCCAAGACCTAGGCTATAAAAGGGGTATTAACCCTTTTTTCCTGGGGGAGGTGAGCCGTCAGGGAGAAACAGGtcttggagcaattctacgcCGCTTGGGATCGCCGTTTAGCGAACTTCCACCAtcacatcgactccagaagcagaGAGTTAGATCCGAAGGTCGCTCTTTGACGCCCGATAAGCATATCCCTTCTTAATTGCTGAGAATCGTATATCTGTTTATACTATGTTTTCGGATTTCTCTCTAGCgttcatggagtagatccccttgttctgggattagggagtagtcgtgGTATGGATTGATGTAAGACTCAAATTGTGTTTGTACTTGCTGGATGAACCttcatgctttgtttcaattgttAATTGTCACTTTTGATTGTGAAGAACTTCTCAGCCTCGTAGAGAATTATcattagatcgtacacccgaggggccctattgacaggggtaacccgtttatGGACATCTAGGATAGCTCCTCGAGAGGAAGGGAAATTCTCCCCAAGGGAGCGAGAGACCAGGCTTAGCTCCACTCACCATTCTCAATTTACCGATTAGAGTTATGACCTCAAGAtttaccgaggtgccctagtgacagggataaACCGTGATAGGACTTCTTAGGGCATTACCCAAATATGGCTCTTGAGAATGCCCACTTAGCTTCCGGCAATAGCAGGAATAAGGACAGTGAGAATAAGACAAACCGAGACGCATCAATGCTACCACGACGAAACCGACCTCCTGGAACTCCTCATCACCAAGTAATATTTCGACCTTGCGACTCTTGACTCTCTCCCTCGACCTTCCTTTTCCCTTAGCCTAATCAAGACCCTTGGTAGTCTAGGTAACCATAAGTGAgcgattgctagtgcttatagccagtccctgtaagatcgatatttttattactgacgacgaatccgtgcacttgcggaagcgtaacaaatttttggcgccgttgccggggactgcgtccATAACACTAGCTAAGTCACATTGGAGTATACTAGGCTTCTTTCTTTTGTTCACTGCATCTTTATTCTTTCCCCTATCATTCTTcattacgctccgcaagtgtacggaaatgtcgcaagtaatataaaagattatcgtatccacagggactggaataagcactagaaatgtctcaatgcgagttagctaaacaactatccaatcgtttcaaaagcaaagtaaaggtaaacaaatctaatcttaaagatcaacaaacaagaatttagtattttgggttatgataaaggagattctaggagtttcggtttctttgtaggatttctcgaatgtacatggtccaccaattcttatccctcaattgccaaacatgtagaaagttgccggttctctcttgcaatagacaaccggctaaggactgagaaatgtatctgaataggattaattagacatgaacctatgttgtccttacacagaagtgcacctattactatgccttcctcggatatcaacgtagaagcccacgacttattaatctatcaagataccataacctaatcacaaaatccatcctactctcttgaatattcctatttcctcttcaagattgtctctcaaacgtccttacacgggcttgcacctgtcacgtggatccctcggatgatcgagtgagagtttatctttacaaagtccataagaaatccaaacaattaatcaagaatgagaattaagcacgaatcaccattaatcattcaagatctaattgatacaagcaagataatgtcattgaaacaagaaaatggcaaatccaaaagagattacatcaatccatcatacaaatactcccttcattcctagaatacaagatctactccatgaatcgaggaagaaaacccgaagaaataaagaatacaagcatttcttaaatccccaatccaagaaaccaagaaaagggggaaagagaaaacttatctacgaagaagcttcgtcttcggatccaatcctcactcCGGAGTTGAAATCGTCAAgagctccccttgaatcgcccagaaatcctcccaagattgggaggaaaccaccaaatcttgccttctcccaaagggggagagatcccctttcaattcatgaagaagggtttaaatagaggagggaatcgggcgccacacggccccgtgacacggtgtgagattcacacgccatgtccaTTCCTCTCTCGCCAAAGCtgcagtgtgactccacacgccgTAACCCttcgctctctggaaatgctacggcagtgtggtgcacacggccacagcctgcttggtctcgacacacggccgtgtagatccacacggccatgtaaggcttctgctctggttggcttcaaatcttgacacgaccgtgcgaggttcacacggccatgtcatcttcctcttctgttggtgccaaactccacacggcccaagctccataccagtgcagggccgtgtgaggtacacggcccggtgctttctccctttgtttcctccaatgcatgcccaaagatgtagattcttcaccaaatcgactcctgtgtatagaaaatgcacaaaaagcagatctccgaaccaaaagagcaaatatgctaaaaggaaagctggaagtataaaaatgcatagatcaagcatgctcaaagtatgtaaatgtgcgtaaaaacatgcataaaagagtatataatctacgcacatcaactgCATCTTTATTCTTTCCCCTATCATTCTTCATTTCGTATTGTCATATTCTATATCTTTTCTTTTGCATGCATAAAACTAACCTTTCAGGACAGCTGCTACCATTTGATCCGGAGATTGACAGGACCTTTCTGAGGAGAAGGAACTTACAGAAGACTTTCCAAGTAGCAAAAGAACCCTCAGGAATGACCGATAAACTGCTGAAAGATTATGCGACACCATATGCACGAGGGGTCCAATCCAGTATCACCTGACCACCCATCGATGctgacaactttgagatcaagcctgcagtaatccacatggtccaGCGAAATCAATTCGGAGGGGGGCCACACGAAGACCCGAATCATCATCTAGAGCTATTTTATGAAATTTGTGGCACGATGAAGGTGAATGAGGTTCCTCCAGAATCGGTGAGACTTCTTCTTTTCGGATTCTCTCTAAAAGACAGGGCCAAGCAGTGACTGAATTCTCTACCAGCAGATAGCATATCGTCTTGAGAGCAATGTGAGCAGAAATTCTTAGACAAGTTCTACCCCCCAAGCAAGACAGCCCACATAAGGAACCTGATTGCCAGCTTCAAGCAAATAGACTCAGAATCCCTATTTGAAGCCTGGGACCGGTTCAAGAGCATGCAAAGATAGTGCCCCCATCATGACCTCGAGAAGtggttggttctacacaccttCTATAACGGAATAAATTATCACACAAAGGTATCATTGGATTCTGCGGCAGGAGGAGCACCGATGAACAaaagccttgatgaagctgaagagataatAGAAAATGTGGCACTaaaccaccatcagtgggcatcTGAAAGATCTAGCGGTGCTTTCTCAGGAAATCAGATGAAGGCGTCAGGAAAATTCGAGGTGGATGCATTcacactcatgtctgcaaagctggaCACCCTAACTAAGAAATTTGAAGCCATGGGTAGCAACACAGCTAATGCAATAGTCTGTGCTTGCGACATCTACGGAAGTGCGGACCACGCTCAAGACACTTGCCCCTTGGGTCAATGCAGGCACAGATAAACCATCTTGAGCAATGCGATGCAATAACTGGCTACAATCAGAGGCAAAACAAcccgtactccaacacatacaaccctggataGAGGAACCACCCCAACTTTTCATATCGAAATAATCAGGACCAGGGGCCGGCACATCATACCTACCAACATGGACAGCAGGCTCATCAATAGCAGCAACCTACACAGCTTTCTAGGATAGAAAGATGCTTGAGGAAGTTCTCTCGGAACAAAAGGAGATGAGGAGCGAGATCAAGCAACTGACTCAGAGGCTGGAGAACTCAGAAAAACACCAGAAGATGCAAGATAGTCAGATAGCCCAGATAGCTCAGTCCGTCTCAAGAGCACAGGGTACATTCCCAGGGAAACCAGATCTAAATCCGGTGGAACATTGCAATCGCATTGAGCTACGGAGCGGACGTACTGTGGGAAACCCTCAAATTATCACTCAGATGGAGGTTGACTCAGAAAAGGAACCCACTCTCCTAATGCCCAATCAGACTCAAAATAGGGATGGAGAAGAGGGCACTAAAAAGATTGGAGAAGCTTGCCAGACTACCCCACAAAATCAGAGGATCTCATTCCCTCAAAAGCTTATAGcatcccaaaaggatgaagagtttcatCGATTTCTGAAAAAGGTTAAAGAGATTTGCATTGAGGTACCATTGTTAGATGCGCTGCACCAGATGCGAAGTTCGcaaaatttttaaagggaatCTTATCCAATAGAAGGCGAAAAGGTGACTTCGAGACCATAGCATTGACAGAGGGCTGCAGTGCTCTTTTTATGGCAAATTCCCCACCAAAACTTCAAGATCCAGGAAGTTTCTCCATACCGTGCAAAATCATCTCTGAACTCATACCGAGAGCCTTCAGCGATCTGGGAGCTAGTGTCAGCCTACTCCCGTACTCTCTGTGCAAGAAGCTGAGACTCCAGAgcattaaactgactactatgaCACTGCAGTTGACTGCCCATTCATGTAGATTCCCAATGGGTATAGTGGAAGAGGTTCCATTAGAAGTGGGGGGTTGTGTCATCCCCACAGACTTCATCATTATGGATATGAAGGAGGACCCCAAAATCCCGATCATTCTTGGAAGACCCTTCCTTGCCACGGCAggagccctcattgatgtgaaGAATCACAAGCTATCATTGGAGATCGATAAAGAGAGAATTGAATTTGATTTGTCCAACTCCTCTAACTGTGTCTCCTTTTCCCAAGGAAATCCTAGCAGGATAGACACACGCAAAATCGATGAGTGCACCTTTCGAGAAAATTCCCCTCCCGCGGACGACAAAAAGTATATGTCCTGCGCGAGAAAAGCTAAAGGCGCAGATGGGGAcactaaccctaggaggagagccaCGCTTCCATGGGTTTAGCCCGCACTGACCAGAACGgtgtcgagctaaagacctaaaacaagcgcttcttgggaggcaacccaagggttttcccTTTCCATTTTAGTTGATCATTTTGTTACGTGTCttgtctcttttataagtttagtCAAGTGTTTTATTTTCGATCGTTCCCTTTTCAGGATGTGCATGGCCTCCACGAGCTGGTCGTGAGCAgttcatgggcgtggaggcgtCGGAGGGGCCGAAACAAAGAAAGACGAGTCATCCCGAGCTAAAAGGAGgtggtcgtgcaaccttgcacgaccgtgtgtagCCGATAGAGGAGCAAAAGCCAcaggccgtgcaaccctgcacggtcgtgtggcctgaGCCGAAAAGAAGATGGGGAtagtcgtgcaaccctgcactgCCGTGTGGAGGAACCCGAGGCGAAGGAGATCTGGGTCGTGCCACTCGGCACGCCCGTGTGCCCACAGCCGAGAGGAGAAAGGAGGAGGTCGTGCCATCCGGCACGACCGTGCAGAACCCGGTCTAACCcggccgtgtctataagacacggtcgtgtcCCACCCCCTGCGGCGCCGCCTACCCCCTCCAAGGAACCCTAGCCTCTACCTTCCTCTCTCCCAAAAACCTCCCCCCCCCCCATACACCCCATCTTACCCTAATTTCTCCCTCTAGTGCCCACTTTTTCTTAGATCTACATCCAGATCTAACAGATCCCCAAGACAAGACTTTGGAAAAGGAAGCTAATCACCTACTCCTCCTCTCCCCTGCTCCTATCCTCTCACCATGTCGcaaatcttgaagagacttcgtcgaggAAGCGGTGGATCTGGAGAAGGAGATGCACCGGGAGGAGACAAATGAAAAGGGAAAGCTTCATCATCAAAAGGCAAAGGGAAGAGGGtagcacgcgacgaaggtaatgagaatacatttaatattatttttagaaatcaagataaaaaagctagatatgataaccTTGTCGTTAGGAGAATTATATGCACGAAATACATGGATCTCGCCACTATGGATttgctaggaattagggatgatatagattggatgattagctcCTTGGATTGGAATGATATAATGTATTGTCATGCACCGACTTACCCTCGTatagtccttgaatttttgagttcACTTGATGTTAAATATTCATTCGAAGAGGACTacatagggatcataacttttaggatgatgaacaaagaggTTCAATGGACTTTTAATGACTTTAATGATTGTTTCAGTTTACCTAGTGGAGGTACCCGAGGATTTGATAGTGGAATTAGATGGAACAAATTTTGAAGGTCGATAACCGGATTGAACGACCCTTATGAACCGTCTAGAGCCaaggcatcccgcatgcaaaacccgacctttatATACATGCACCGAGTGATGAGCAGAAcaatctttggtcgaggagataGTGACGGGGTAATTAAAAAGACTGAACTTTACTGTCTTTGGGCAATGTtgaagaaaattgattttgattccggGTTCCATTTTATGCAAACCTTAGTAAGAGCAGCTAGGGCGTCTTCGGGGACAATTGCATTTGGTGGATTGATTACTCCAATAGCACATAATTtaggttgtgagcttgatggactagaggttattcatggcaatgacaagatcgacatcgattcttgtcttgcaatAAAGATGATTTGttgggatgagaatgagtttgcctttCTTAGGGCCTTTGGTTTCCCTCTACCCCTTCCTTAtcccgagcgcacttcagttcgcaaTCCTGCAAATTGGGTGATTACCGATCCAGCCCCCGAGAATGTGCCTCCCATAATAGAAGATCCCGAGTACCACCAGGAACCCTCGCCATCGGGTTTCCCGCAGCCTTCTAGACATCcggaacctcctaggcactcCTTTTCCTATGGCACGGGACCCTCTagttttgatttttctgacttccgtACCTCCTTAGAATCCCTTCACGAGAAGCACAATGGCCAACAACagttgttggagggtcgcttcaagcTTTTTGACGACCAATTTAGGGAGGTGCGAGATTATTTTCAGTTCACTAGAGACTTCCATAGTCAGGTGACGGGGTTCGTACAAGATTATGAGGTGGACCAGGAGAGAATGAGGaactttatggatgatatggatatcactcgACAGCAAGTAGACGCTTTGTATCAATATCATCGGCACATAGGCCATCTCCCTAGTTTTCCTAGATTTTCCCCAGGACCACATCAAGGACCTCCTTATCCCCCGTCCccgccaccatattgatttcatcgaggtgatgaaaagtctaagtctgagggggtgttgttgcacaacctgagtctGGATGAGAGTCTTTATTTTATTCTTGCATATATTATTTGCTTTCCTTTAtctgtttagtttagttttatccATTTGCATCTTATTTGCTTCTGCTTGCACATTATT from Zingiber officinale cultivar Zhangliang chromosome 4B, Zo_v1.1, whole genome shotgun sequence includes:
- the LOC121978194 gene encoding uncharacterized protein LOC121978194 — protein: MLEEVLSEQKEMRSEIKQLTQRLENSEKHQKMQDSQIAQIAQSVSRAQGTFPGKPDLNPVEHCNRIELRSGRTVGNPQIITQMEVDSEKEPTLLMPNQTQNRDGEEGTKKIGEACQTTPQNQRISFPQKLIASQKDEEFHRFLKKVKEICIEGILSNRRRKGDFETIALTEGCSALFMANSPPKLQDPGSFSIPCKIISELIPRAFSDLGASVSLLPYSLCKKLRLQSIKLTTMTLQLTAHSCRFPMGIVEEVPLEVGGCVIPTDFIIMDMKEDPKIPIILGRPFLATAGALIDVKNHKLSLEIDKERIEFDLSNSSNCVSFSQGNPSRIDTRKIDECTFRENSPPADDKKYMSCARKAKGADGDTNPRRRATLPWV